One window of the Dermacentor andersoni chromosome 10, qqDerAnde1_hic_scaffold, whole genome shotgun sequence genome contains the following:
- the LOC129388079 gene encoding solute carrier family 22 member 7-like: MDVLLPHRLAGADLRTSESFDCEEAFGHGPFQKRMLVLILLGVFSVNCHTLVISLITGDVDHWCKPLAGFNISAADWKNVAIPIEADGRFSRCRVYERCKPPAQHGDSAEPHKIGAVLTGADEWYNRCVQDTSDTRVVPCKEWDYDVRSAEASAVSSWNMVCDQRLLPAILVALQNAGGIVSLILAGAFVDHVGRRVMLLSSAAAVVTCTVCTFAATTYVRYAVLRILTGAIVAVHTIFTCIIPFEVMTHAHRPQQVLLLAALGLTLCEVWSVIIKPMVIDWRLKQVVFLAPTALLLPALSIARESPRWLVAKGRLDAAEALMMEAAGTNNVPLPVTACLVEKLREQIKSHASRDGADMEGLVDYRSLRRRALAMFAVCFSISFVFYLDAFSTAQYNEFWIPCLTVVVTMATYAGMHFLMTGVALVKVLSICFLLTGFIQCALSVAVGAGFVMISKALLVLSKGVSNVIFVHCFTYVLELFPSAVRAGVACWAFAFGRIAAMCAAMTIVLKPAGHEDVVFAVAGLFLFVSLLVIRALPPTTVVEEARIVARRASDSTRISMDHMKRTLVQRMVRKKPKTGSMESSKSSSRKSGRSGGSKTPGSSKVSRRFKTEQAPE, translated from the coding sequence ATGGACGTACTTCTACCCCACCGACTGGCCGGCGCCGATCTCCGAACAAGCGAGTCGTTTGACTGCGAGGAAGCGTTTGGTCACGGCCCTTTCCAGAAGAGGATGCTcgtcctcattcttctaggaGTCTTCTCGGTTAATTGCCATACCTTGGTGATTTCCCTTATCACCGGTGACGTCGACCATTGGTGCAAGCCGCTCGCTGGTTTCAACATCTCTGCAGCCGATTGGAAGAATGTTGCCATACCGATCGAGGCCGATGGACGCTTCAGCCGCTGCCGCGTTTACGAACGCTGCAAGCCACCCGCCCAGCACGGCGATTCCGCTGAGCCTCACAAGATCGGCGCTGTTCTAACCGGGGCCGACGAGTGGTACAACCGATGTGTACAGGACACCAGCGACACCCGCGTCGTGCCCTGTAAAGAGTGGGACTACGACGTTAGATCGGCCGAGGCCAGTGCGGTGAGCTCTTGGAACATGGTgtgcgaccaacgtttgctgccgGCCATCCTTGTCGCCCTGCAGAACGCCGGCGGCATAGTTTCCCTTATCCTAGCCGGAGCATTCGTAGACCACGTCGGAAGGAGAGTCATGCTACTGTCCTCCGCCGCTGCGGTAGTCACCTGCACGGTGTGCACCTTCGCGGCAACAACTTACGTGCGCTACGCTGTGCTGCGCATCCTTACCGGGGCCATTGTCGCTGTACACACGATTTTTACCTGCATCATACCGTTCGAGGTGATGACGCACGCGCACAGGCCGCAGCAAGTGCTCCTCCTGGCGGCTCTGGGCCTGACGTTATGTGAGGTTTGGAGTGTCATCATCAAACCCATGGTCATCGACTGGCGTCTGAAGCAGGTCGTGTTCCTGGCCCCGACGGCTCTCCTGCTCCCGGCTTTGTCTATTGCCCGAGAGTCGCCTCGTTGGCTCGTCGCGAAAGGTAGACTGGACGCGGCCGAAGCACTCATGATGGAGGCTGCCGGTACCAACAATGTCCCACTTCCTGTCACGGCCTGTCTCGTGGAGAAGCTGAGAGAACAGATCAAGAGCCACGCAAGTCGCGATGGTGCGGACATGGAAGGCTTGGTCGACTATCGCTCCCTCCGGCGTCGAGCGTTGGCGATGTTTGCCGTTTGCTTCTCCATATCTTTTGTTTTTTACCTCGATGCCTTCTCCACGGCGCAGTACAACGAATTTTGGATCCCCTGCCTCACGGTTGTCGTCACAATGGCCACGTACGCGGGAATGCACTTCCTGATGACCGGCGTCGCCCTCGTCAAAGTTCTCAGCATCTGCTTCCTGTTGACGGGCTTCATACAATGCGCGCTGAGTGTGGCGGTGGGCGCTGGATTCGTCATGATCAGCAAGGCCTTACTCGTGCTCTCCAAGGGCGTCTCTAACGTAATTTTTGTACATTGTTTCACCTACGTCCTGGAACTCTTTCCATCGGCAGTCCGCGCCGGTGTCGCATGCTGGGCGTTCGCCTTCGGGCGTATCGCGGCCATGTGCGCGGCAATGACCATCGTCCTGAAGCCAGCCGGACACGAAGACGTGGTATTCGCCGTGGCGGGActtttcctcttcgtctcccttcTCGTCATTCGCGCTCTGCCACCCACGACAGTGGTCGAAGAAGCACGAATCGTGGCCAGGCGCGCATCAGACTCCACCAGGATCTCCATGGATCACATGAAACGAACCCTCGTACAGAGGATGGTACGCAAGAAGCCCAAGACCGGAAGCATGGAGAGCTCCAAGTCATCCAGCAGGAAGAGTGGGAGGAGTGGTGGCAGCAAAACTCCTGGAAGTTCTAAAGTGTCTCGTCGATTTAAAACCGAGCAAGCGCCGGAATGA